TCGAACTCGATTTCCGCCATCTGCACGTCGAACGGCAGGTCGATCAGCACCGGGCCCGGGCGGCCGCTGCGCATTTCATGGAAGGCACGCTGGAACGCACGCGGCACCTGGCCGGGTTCCATCACGGTGGTCGCCCACTTGGTGACCGGGCCGACGATGCTGGTGATGTCGACCGCCTGGAAATCTTCCTTGTGCATGCGAGCACGCGGTGCCTGACCGGTGATGCAGAGGATCGGAATGGAGTCGGCGGAGGCGGAGTACAGGCCGGTGACCATGTCGGTGCCTGCCGGACCCGAGGTGCCGATGCACACGCCGATATTGCCGGCGTTGGTACGGGTGTAGCCCTCGGCCATGTGCGAAGCGCCTTCGACGTGACGGGCCAGGACGTGATCGATGCCGCCGAGTTTCTTCAGCGCGGCATACAGGGGGTTGATGGCAGCGCCGGGGACGCCGAACGCAGTATCCACGCCTTCGCGACGCATCACCAGTACGGCTGCCTCGATTGCTCTCATTCTGGCCATGACCATTGTTCTCCGAGTCAGTGGTTTTTCTTCTTGGGAGCAAGGATGACTGCTGTACCGGGGCGACGGAATTGTTGGATACTTCAGTTCTGTCGATACTTGGAGTACCGAATGGACCGTCATACCCTCATTCGCAGTTTCGTTCTGGTGGCCGACAACGGCAGCTTCGCAGCCGCTGCGCTCAGCGAAGGTGTCACACCGGTGGTCATGGGGCGCCGTCTGGATGCGCTGGAGCGTCACCTGGGTGTCAAGCTGATGCACCGCTCCACACGCGGCCTGCAGTTGACCGATCTCGGCGAGCAGTACCTCGAACGCGCCCGCAGCCTGCTCAAGGAGTTCGACGAGGCCGACGCCAGCGTGGCCCGTGGCGGGCGCTCGGTGCGCGGCCATCTGGTGGTGTCGGCGCCGGCCGCGTTCGGCAGGCGGCATATCGCGCCGCATGCGCCGGCGTTCCTCAAGCGCTACCCGGACCTGAAGCTGTCGTTCAACTTCACCGACAGCCTGGTCGACCTGGTGCGGCAGGGTTACGACATGGGCATCCGTATCGGTGAGGTGACCGATCCCAACTACGTTGCGGTCAAGCTCTTCCCCAATCGCCGTGTGGTCTGCGGCGCGCCCAGTTACTTCGAACTGCATGGCGTACCACGCACCCTCGAAGACCTGGCGCGGCACAACTGCCTGGCGTTCAACCTGCAGGGCGGTCAACAGCGCGGCTGGACCTTCCTGCGCGACGGTCGCCAGGTAGCGGTGAAGGTGGCCGGCAACCTCGATTGCAATGACGGGGAACTGCTCTACGACTGGGTCAAGCAGGGGCTGGGCATCGGTTGGCGCTCGACCTGGGAAATCCAGGCGGAGCTAAAGGCCGGTGAGCTGGTGACCGTGCTGGATGACTACGAGATCCCCGCTTACGACATCCAGGCGGTCTACCCGCAGCAGCGTTATTTGCCGGCCAAGGTGCGCTTTTTCATCGACTATCTGAAGGACATCTACAACGCGCCGGGGTACTGGGAAACGCGAGGGAGTTGAGTTGTTTATTCGATACTTGTCTTGTAATTAACAAGATTATTTATTGTGTACATTTCTTCGTATTTTTGTTCTTTTTGTGTTGCAACAATCCTTGTGTTCGGCTATTGCATAAGGCGCTTTTCCATGTCGCACGCAGTCGACGGTGCATGCGACGACTTCCTCATCGGTTTCGGAGATTCCTTATGAACGCTATCAATCTGGCCACTGCGGTGAGCATCACCCATAACGCTCTCGCCGTTGGGCGTGAGCTTCGCGCCGCGCCGCTGACGGTGGCGGTGCTGGATGCCGGTGGGCATCTGATCAGTCTGCAACGCGAAGATGGTGCCAGCCTGCTGCGCCCGCAGATCGCCATCGGCAAGGCCTGGGGGGCACTGGCGCTGGGCAAGGGCTCACGCCAGATCGCTGCGGATGCACAGCAGCGCCCGGCCTTTATCGGTGCGGTGAACAACCTGGCCCAGGGCAGTCTGGTGCCGGCGCCGGGTGGGGTGTTGATTCGTGACGCGCAGGGTGAGGTGATCGGTGCCGTTGGCATCACCGGCGATACCTCGGACATCGATGAGCAGTGCGCGGTCAGTGCGCTGGAGTCGCTGGGTCTGAAGGCGGACGCGGGCGTCTAGGCTGGGTGGAGCGCAGTAGCTGCATTACCAGATGCGCTCCAGGCAGGGCTGTCCCGGATCTGATCCGGGTTACGGCCCTGAGTCTCGGCGGGGCCTGATGTCAGGTCGCGGCGAACCGGAGGTCAGGCGCTGGTCACCAGTTCGGATGCCGGCGAGGGCATCGGGTTGACGTCGCAACCCTTGAGTACCAAGCGGATGATGGTCTGCGCGGCGGCTTCGTAGTCGGCGTCGTCCAGGTTGGCCTTGCCGGTGACGGTGGAGATCTGCCAGTCGAAGTCGGCGTAGGTCTGGGTCGCGGCCCAGATGCTGAACAGCAGGTGATGGGGGTCGACCTTGGCCATCAGCTCCTGATCGATCCAGCGCTGGATACAGGCGACGTTGTGTCTGGCCTGGGCGTTGAGCTGCTCGGTCTGTTCCTGCGACAGGTGCGGCGCACCATGCATGATCTCGCTGGCGAACACCTTGGAGGCATGTGGCAGATCGCGGGAGATGCGAATCTTCGAGCGGATGTAGGCGGTCAGCACTTCACTCGGGTGGCCCGGCTGGTTGAAGGGGGCAGAGGCGGCCAGCAAGGGCTCGATGATGCTCTCCAGGACCTCGCGATAGAGGTTTTCCTTGGACTTGAAGTAGTAGTACACGTTCGGCTTGGGCAAGCCTGCCTTGGCCGCGATGTCGCTGGTCTTGGTGGCGGCGAAGCCCTTTTCGGCGAACTCCTCGCTGGCTGCGCGCAGGATGAGCTCTTTGTTGCGCTCGCGAATGCTGGTCATAAGGCCCTGTGTTTTCCTCTGCCGCCGGGCGCGGCGGTCGGGCATGGTAGCACCGGCTTTGCGCGAGGCTCAAGCCAGTGACCATGGGCTGCGCAGCGATTAACTGACTTTCGGGTCAAATTTTTGTGTACAGGAAATCGCTTTTCTGTTCTTATCCCGCACAGCGATATCCATAACAAAAAGTCTCGGCGCGCGACGCTGCAGGAGACCCACCGTGAGTACCAGCCAACTCGTCGATCCTTTCGGTCGACGCATCACCTACCTGCGTTTGTCGGTGACCGATCGCTGCGATTTTCGCTGCACCTACTGCATGAGCGAAGACATGCAGTTCGCCCCGCGTGCGCAGATTCTCACCCTGGAAGAACTCTATAGTGTCGCCGATGCCTTTATCGGGCTGGGCGTGCGGCGCATTCGCATCACCGGCGGCGAGCCGCTGGTACGCAAGAACCTCCTGAGTCTGGTGCAGCGTCTGGGTGCGCGTGACGAGCTGGATGACCTGGCCATCACCACCAACGGTTCGCAGCTCACCGAGCTGGCGCCGCAATTGCGTGCGGCCGGTGTGCGTCGCCTGAACATCAGCCTGGACTCCCTGCAGCGCGAGCGCTTCGCTGCCTTCACCCGTCGCGACAAGCTGGATGGGGTGCTGGCCGGTATCGACGCGGCGCGTGCCGCCGGTTTCGAGCGGATCAAGCTCAATAGCGTGGTACAGAGCGGGCGCAACGATGACGAGGTGCTGGATCTGGTCGAGTTCGCCATCGATCGTGGCCTGGATATCAGCTTCATCGAGGAAATGCCGCTGGGCACCGTGGTCAGTCATAGCCGCGAGCAGACGTTCTGCTCCAGCGATGAGGTGCGCCAGCGTATCGAGCAGCGCCATGCGTTGGTGCGCAGCAGTGCGGTAACCGGTGGTCCTTCGCGCTACTGGCAGGTGGTTGGAAGCGACACTCGAGTCGGCTTCATCTCGCCGCACAGTCACAACTTCTGCGGCGACTGCAATCGTGTGCGGGTTACCGCCGAGGGCAAGCTGGTGCTCTGCCTTGGTCATGACAACGCGCTGGATCTCAGGCGTCTCCTGCGCGCTCATCCCGGTGACGGCGAGCGCCTGCGCCAGGCACTGGTCGAGGCGCTGCGCCTGAAGCCCGAGCGGCACCACTTCGCAACTGATGAGCAGGTCCAGGTGGTGCGCTTCATGAGCGTGACCGGCGGATAGATCCGTCTTCGAATTTCCAGAACAACAATAAGGAGGCTCTGCATGAAGCCCGTACGACTGTGTCTGCTATCTGCCGTTCTACTGAGTCCCAGTGCCTTGGCCCAAACCTACGTGGTCGGTGTCGAGGACCTGCCGTTCGCGCCGCATTACAGCCTTGATGCCGATGGGCAATACCGCGGCTTCGCACGTGAGATCCTGGATGCCTTCGCCGCCGACAGCGGCGTCAGCCTGAGCTACAAGGCGTTGCCGGTGGATCAGCTGCTGCCGGCTCTGCAGCGGGGCGAGATCGACTTCAAGTATCCCGATAGCCCTCAGTGGGCTGGTGCGCAGAAGGCCGGCATGAGGCTGCATTACAGTCAGGCCGTGGTCGATTACGTCGATGGCGTGCTGGTGGCGCCGCAGCGTCAGGGCCAGCCGCTGGAGGGCATTCACCGCCTGGCGATGGTGCAGGGCTGGACGCCGCGTGGCTACGAACAGCCGATCGACAGCGGGCAGATCCGCCTGAGTTACAGCGAGGACCTGCGCCAGATGATTCGCCAGGCTCTGAAGCAGGAAACCGATGGCGCCTATTTCAATGTGGTGGTGGCGACGCATTATCTGGACAACATCCGTGCGCGTCCCGGTGCGCTGGTGTTCGACTCCAGCCTGCCGCACACGCGCGGTAGCTTTCACCTGTCGAGCCTGCGCCATCCACAACTGATCGCCCGCTTCGATCAGTTTCTTGCCGAGCGTGCTGCCCAGGTGGCCGCGCTCAAGGCGAGTCATCGCGTCGAGGCCAATCTGGACAGCGAGTACATGGGCGTCGAGCAGTGGAAGGTGGATTTTCTTGAGCGCCAGAAAGACAAAGCCGGCGCACAGGCGCCGGCTTCGTCGTCACTATGAAGCTTCAGCTGGTGGCATCGGCGTGCTTCAGTGCCCGCGCCTGGCCGTGCATCAGACCATAGTGCAGCACTGCGCCAAGCAGGGCGCCGAGCAGCCAGGCATAGCCTGACAGTTGGCTCAGGGTTGGCACCCAGACCGAGGCGACGGAGAACATCGAGGCGATGGCGAAGGCAATCATCGCCTTGCGGTTCCAACCGCCATTGAAATAGTAGGTCGAGCCGACCTCGGCGCTGAACAGCTGCTGCAGGTCGAGCTTGCGCCGACGCACCAGGTAATAGTCGGCGACGATGATGCCGTACAGCGGCGCGAGCACGGCACCCAGGGTGTCGACGAAGGCGGCGATGCCGACGCTGCTGATGAAGGCTACCCACAGTGCGCCGATGAAGAAGGCGATACCGGCGGTGATGAAACCACCAGTGCGGGCGCTGATATGCGCCGGCGCCAGGTTCGCCAGGTCATAGGCTGGCGGGATGAAGTTGGCCACCAGGTTGATGCCCACGGTCGCGGCGAAGAAGGTCAGCGCGGCGATGATGGTCAGGGTCAGGTTGTCGACGCGTGCGACGATGTCGGTCGGATTGGTCAGCGTCTCGCCGAATACCACCACGGTGCCGGCGGTGATCACCAGCGCGATCAGCGAGAAGAGCGCCAGGCTTACCGGCAGACCGAGGAAGTTGCCGATGGTCATCTGCCTTTCGCTTTTGACGAAGCGGGCGAAGTCGCCGTAGTTGATCACCACCGCGGCGAAGTAGGCGACCATGGTGCCCACCACTGCGAAGAATGCCGCCACCGGCCCGGCCTTGTACTCGCCTGTGCCACTGAAGATGTTGCCCAGTTCGCTGAGCAGGCTCGGGCCGGCCTTGTACCAGATCAGCCCCATCAGCGCGATCATCACCACGTAGACCAGAGGGCCGGCCCAGTTGAGGAAGCGGGTGATCCAGCTCATGCCGCAGACGAACAGCATCACCTGGAACAGACAGACGATCACGTAGGACAGCCAGCCGATGGCGGTCAGCCCCATATAGACCGCCGGGTTCTGCGGTTCCAGCACAGAGTTGAGCAACAGGGCCACTGCCGTGGAGGCGAAGTAGGTCTGCACGCCGTACCAGAAGATGGCGACGATGCCACGCACCAGGGCGGGGAAGTTGGCGCCGCGCACGCCCATACTGGCGCGGGCGAACACCGGGAAGGGGATGCCGTACTTGACGCTGGGTTTGCCGGTCAGTTGCACCAGGCCCATGACGATGACCCCGGCGAGAACGATGCCCGCCAGTACCGCCCAGCCATTGAGACCGTAGGAAATGAACAGCGTCGCCGCCAGGGTGTAGCCGAATAGGCTTTGAATGTCGTTCGACCAGACGTTGAAAATCTCGAACCAGCCCCAGGTGCGTTTCTCGGGAGCCAGGGGAGCGAGGTCCTCGTTGTGTAGCGAGGGGGCGATGTTCTTGATGCGAAAGTCTTCGGTGGTGGACATGGACAGCTCCCAGTTTTGTTATTGCGCCGCGGCGACCTATGAGGAGATTTGTCTGCAGGTTCCGTTCCGGTTTTGTATTCGTTGCGTGACTGATTCCATGTATACAGCCATTCCAACAGTGTTTCGGTAGGAACCTGTTTGTCTTGTACACATAAAATCCGTTGTTGAATATGACTTTTGTACAAATTGCACACAAAAAATTGATTTTTTGTGCTCAAAAACTTGACCTTGCGGTCAATTGTGTGATTGTGCTGCATTGGTCGAAAGGTCTCTTTCAGGCATCCGCTGGTGCACCGAGGCAGTGCCGGATCTGCTTCAGTGTGCTGGATTGGTGCGGCCGCTCAGGCCACATATGAATGCGCAGAGCGCTGCCTTCTTCAGTCTTTCCCGGGGCGGGCATTTCGACAGGGCGAAGAAAAGGGGGAGGGCGCGAGCGCCCGTCCCCCTTTCTGCCTGGCCGCCGTCTCTACCCGACGGCGCTCAGATTCATTGCGTAGTGGTCAGAAGTGATACTTGACCAGTGCCTGCACCGCAGTCTGATCGAAGCGGTCGCCCGAACCATCCACCGGTTTCACGCCGTACTTGGCACGCCACATGTTGATCTCGGTACCGACATAGAGCTGACGCTCCTTGCCGAACAGCGCCTTGCCGGCATCCCACTTGACCTGAATCGAGGAGCCGACCGAGGTCTGGGTGCCGGCGTCGCGGGACGGCGAGCGCCAGTCGAGGAAGCCGTCGATCACGAAGTCCTGATCGCCCAGGCTGAACGGATACGCCGCGCTGACGGTGAGCTGGGTGGCGTAGCCGTTGCTGCCCGCGTCGGCGAAGAAGGTGTGGTTGTTGATCTTCACCTGATACAGGTTGGTCTTGAAGTAGCTGAAACCCGGGACTTCCCAGTCCAGGCCGATGCCGTACAGGTAGTTCTCCGGTCCCGGACCGCCGTTGCCTTTCTCATAGGTGAATGCGGCGAACACGTCCTTGATCGGGCCGGCTGCGAGCTTCTGCCCTGTCAGCCAGCTCAGGCTCACGCGTGGCGAGAACTCCATGTAGTAGAAGGAGTCCTTGTCGTGCTGGCGGAAGGTGCCGTTGTCGAAGCTGCCGCGTGTCTGCACGTTATCGGCGCGGATGTAGTCGAGGAAGTAGAAGATGTCGCCCCAGGCCCAACCGCTGGCGTGCTCGAAGGTGAAGGTGGTCTGGGTGCGCTGTTCTTCGCCATTGAAGTTCATGCGCTGGAAGTTCTCGCCATACAGGTACGACAGGCTGTTGTCCTGCCAGTAGAGCAGGTCGCCGGCGAGCGCTTGCTGACCGGAAAACAGTCCGGCAGAGAGGGCCAGGCAGTGAGGCAGATGCTTGAGTTTCATGAATTGTCCTTGTTTTTTGAGGTGCAAGCAGGTGCCTCCCGGCAGCGGGCTGCCGGGAGCGGATGGAGGTTGCTGTTGGGGTTTGTCAGCTGGTGCGCGCGTCCGGGGTAAGGTCGCGGCTCAAAGTCTTGAGACTGTTGTCGACGCTATCGTCGTCCTGGCGGTTCTGCAGCACGGTGTGCAGGTGCGCCTCGGGATCGTAGTCGTCCTCTTCCACTTCCTGCTGCTCGTCTGGCAGGAAAATGTTCAGCACGATGGCGCTGAAGGCTCCGATGGTGATCGGTGAGCCGAAGATGTTCTTCAGCACATCCGGCATGTGCGAGAGCACATCCGGCACGCCGGCCACACCCAGGCCCAGGCCCAGGGAAATGGCCACGATCAGCACGTTGCGGCGGTGCAGACCGGCTTCGCTGAGAATCTTGATGCCGGCCACCGCAACGGTGCCGAACATGATCAGGGTGGCACCGCCGAGTACCGGCTTGGGCATCAGCTGCAGCACCGCGCCGACCACCGGAAACAGGCCGAGCAGGACCAGGATGCCGGCGATGTAGAAGGCCACGTGGCGGCTGGCCACGCCGGTGAGCTGGATCACCCCGTTGTTCTGGCTGAAGGTGGTCATCGGCAGGCTGTTGAACATGGCCGCCACCGCCGAGTTGCAGCCGTCGGCCAGTACTCCGGACTTGATCCTGCGCATGTACAGCGGACCCTTGACCGGCTGCCTGGAGATGATCGAGTTGGCTGTCAGGTCGCCGGCGGTTTCCAGCGGGGTGACCAGGAAGATCACGGCGATCGGCACGAAAGCGATCCAGTCGAACCCGAAACCGTACTTGAACGGTTGCGGAACGCTGATCAGAGGCACTGCGGCCATGTCGGCGAAGTCCACTCGGCCGGTGAGCCAGGCAACGGCGAAGCCCAGGGTCAGGCCGATTATCACCGCCGAAAGGCGCAGTACCTGCGATGAGGCGCGGTTGAGCACGACGATGGTGCCCAGCACCAGGCCGCCGAGGGCCAGATGATGCAGTGCGCCGAGATCGGCTGCGCCGTAGCCGCCGGCCAGGTCGGTCATGCCGACCTTGATCAGCGATAGGCCCATCAGGCAGATGATGGTGCCGGTCACCACCGGGGTGACGACCTTGCGCAGCTTGTTGATGAACTGGCTGAAGGTAATCTCGACGAAGGCCGCGCAGAAGCAGATACCGAACAGCGTGGCGAGTATTTCCTCCTCGCTGGCACCCCGGCCCTTGGCGATGAACCCGGCGCTGAGCACCACGCTGAGAAAGCCGAAACTGGTGCCCTGCAGGCAAAGCAGGCCGGAGCCGATCGGGCCGATTCGTTTGGCCTGGACGAATGTGCCGAGGCCGGAGACGAACAGCGCCATGCTCACCAGATAGGGTACGTGGGCGCCGAGGCCCAGAGCGCTGCCGACGATCAGAGTGGGGGTGATGATGCCGACGAAGCTGGCCAGCACATGCTGCAGCGCCGCGAAGATGGCAGGGGCGAAAGCTGGGGTGTCGTCCAGCTGGTAGATCAGGTCGTTGTTGACGACGGGCGTAGCCGGAGCTTGGGTGTTGCTGTCTGTGGTCATGTCAGAGCCTGCCATTTGTTTTTATACGGTCATGGGCTTGCACGAGGCTTCACGGCACCTCTGTCCTGTCCGGCAGAAACCTGTCTAGTCGGTCGGGATGTCCCGACTATAGCAACTTGTGGACATGGTTAAAAACAATTTATTTCTGGATTGTGCACAAAAAATGAACCGCCGGTCAGCTCGCGCTGCCGGCGGTTCATGGGTGTAAAAAGATGCCGCACCCGGCATGGGCGCGACATGTGTGGCAATCAGTTGATCTGGGCGCCCTCGGCAATCCAGCTGCCGATCAGGTCGCGTTCGTCCTGGGTCATCTGGGTGATGTTGCCCAGCGGCATGATCTGCGAGGCCACGGTCTGCGCGTGGATCTTCGCAGCCTGCGCCTTCATCTGCTCGGGGGTGTCGAGCATCAGGCCGGCCGGGGCAGCGCTGAACATCGGGCTGGTCGGGCTGGCCGAGTGGCACACGGTGCAGCGCTCGTGAATCACGCTTTCGACCTTGGCGAAGTCACTGGCGCCGGCGTTGGCGGCTGGTGCGCCTTGCGCGCCTTGCGCATCGGCGGTCTGCTCGGCCGGGGCTGCGGCTTCAGCCTGCTCGACGGTGTTCGGGCTGCTGCTGGCCGGCTGCTCGACGGCTGCCACCGGGGCTGCGGCAGGTGCACGGTGCGCCGGGGAGGTGACGTAAGCCAGGCAGATCATGCCCAGCGCCGCGGCCGGCAGGGTCCAGACGTACTTACTGCTGTCATGACGGGTGTTGAAGTAATGACGGACCAGCACGGCCAGGATCGCGATACCGGCGAGGATCAGCCAGTTGTACTGACTGCCGTAGGTGCTCGGGAAGTGGTTGCTGATCATGATGAACAGCACCGGCAGGGTGAAGTAGTTGTTGTGGCGCGAACGCAGCAGGCCCTTGGCCGGCAGCAGCGGATCAGGCGTGGTGTTGGTTTCGATCGCCTTAACCAGTGCGCGCTGGGCCGGCATGATGGTGAAGAACACGTTGCCGACCATGATGGTGCCGATGATGGCGCCGACGTGGATGTAGGCCGCGCGACCACTGAATATCTGGCTGAAGCCGTAGGCCGCCGCGATAATCAGGACGAACAGTACGGCGCCGAGCAGGGCGGTACGCTTGCCTAGTGGCGAATCGCAGAGGAAGTGGTAGATCACATAGCTGACCGCCATGGAGCCGAGGCCGATGGCGATGGCTGCAGCGGGTGCCAGATCCACGCCCGGCTTGACCAGATACAGGCTGGGGTTGAGGTAATACACCACCAGCAGCAGGGCGACGCCCGACAGCCAGGTGAAGTAGGCCTCCCATTTGAACCAGTGCAGGTTCTCCGGCATCTTCGGCGGAGCCAGCTTGTATTTTTCCAGGTGGTAGATACCGCCGCCGTGAATGGCCCAGAGGTCGCCCGACAGGCCCTCTCGAGGGTTGCTACGGTTGAGGTTGTTCTCCAGCCAGACGAAATAGAAGGATGCGCCGATCCAGGCGATACCGGTGATCATATGGATCCAGCGGATGCCCAGGTTTAGCCATTCAGTGAAATGTGCTTCCACGATTCGTACCTCTTCCCCGGGGGAGGCACGCCAGCCCCGGGCTTCTCTTATTGGTGGGGGTTGAGGAGAAGGAACTCGTCCTCATTGAAGAAATGCTCATCGCAGTTGTTGCCGGAACCACTGCGATCAACCACCAGGAAGTCATCCCGCTTTTCGATCGTCAGCACCGGATGGTGCCAGACGCCGCGATGGTAATTGACGCCCTGCCTGCCATTGCTGAGGAAGGCACGGACGGACCCTGATACAGGTACATCGCCAAGTGGCGCGACCACGATCAGAAAGGGGTTGCCGAGCAGCGGGATGAAAGCCTGGCTGCCCAGCGGATGGCGTTCCAGCATGCGGATGGTCACCGGCCTTTCCAGCATTTCGGCGCTGAAGATGCTGATGATGGCCTTGTCCTCCGGCTGTGCGGTCTCCACGGTGGCCAGCTTGTGATAGCGGCGGGTGGAGCCGTTGTTGATCATGAAAAACTCGCTGCCCTCGGTTTCGATCACGTCACCGAAGGGGGCGAAGGCTTCTTTGCTCAGAGGCTCGATGGTCAGGGTGCGCATGGTTGTTCTACTTGTTCTGTGCGATTGGGGGCTGCAGCGTTACATCTGCTGCAGGCGGAAGAGGGCAATCTTGTTGATCTCGGCCAGCGCAGTGGCGAATTCCTGCTCCGGCGTGTTGTGAATGCGCTCCTCGAAGGCTGCCAGAATCTGGTGGCGATTGCTGCCCTTGACGGCCTTGATGAACGGAAAGCCGAACTTGGCCTTGTAGGCGTCGTTGAGTTCGGTGAAGCGGGCGAACTCCTCGGCGGTGCATTCGTGGATGCCGGCACCGGATTGTTCGGCGGTGCTGGAGGCGGTCAGTTCGCCGCGCACGGCGGCCTTGCCGGCAAGATCCGGGTGAGCATTGATCAGCGCAAGCTGTTGCTCGTGGCTGGCCGACAGGAGGATGTCGGCCATGCGCTGCTGCAGGCCGTCGATGTCATCTACCGAAGCGTCCACACCGAGGTCATAGGCCTTTTCGGCCACCCAGGGCGAGTGCTCGTAAATGTCGGCAAAGGCGGCGACGAATGCTTCACGGCTCAGTTGGGACGGGGTGAGGGTCTGAAAACGGCTCATGGGCGGCTCTCTTGTTCGGTCGCGCGGAAGGGGTGGGTAGCGTGCCAGTGCCTGGCGATATCGACGCGGCGGGCGCACCAGACCTTGTCATGGCTCTTCACATACTCGATGAAGCGCGCCAGTGAGGCCAGGCGAGCCGGGCGGCCGAGCAGGCGGCAGTGCATGCCGATCGACAGCATCTTCGGTGCGCCGGCCTGGCCCTCGGCGTAGAGCACGTCGAAGGCATCCTTGAGGTATTCGAAGA
The sequence above is drawn from the Pseudomonas sp. Z8(2022) genome and encodes:
- a CDS encoding ureidoglycolate lyase, whose protein sequence is MRTLTIEPLSKEAFAPFGDVIETEGSEFFMINNGSTRRYHKLATVETAQPEDKAIISIFSAEMLERPVTIRMLERHPLGSQAFIPLLGNPFLIVVAPLGDVPVSGSVRAFLSNGRQGVNYHRGVWHHPVLTIEKRDDFLVVDRSGSGNNCDEHFFNEDEFLLLNPHQ
- the uraD gene encoding 2-oxo-4-hydroxy-4-carboxy-5-ureidoimidazoline decarboxylase gives rise to the protein MSRFQTLTPSQLSREAFVAAFADIYEHSPWVAEKAYDLGVDASVDDIDGLQQRMADILLSASHEQQLALINAHPDLAGKAAVRGELTASSTAEQSGAGIHECTAEEFARFTELNDAYKAKFGFPFIKAVKGSNRHQILAAFEERIHNTPEQEFATALAEINKIALFRLQQM